The genomic stretch GGCAAAGGGGTAAGGCATTCCTTCCAGGAGGTCGATCAGTTGCTCTTCCGTTTCCTTTGGAATGCACGAATCCATTAAACCGAAGAGGGCCTTTTTGGCGATCATCCCCGCCGAGTAAATAATAATACCGCCGACGATGACAGCAAAAAGTAAATCAAAAAGGATCTGCCCTGTAACATAGGTTAATACAATGGCCAACAAAGCAGCCGAATTGGAGTAGAGATCGCTGGAATAGTGAAGGGCATCGGCCTTCAAGGCCTGGGAACCGGTGATTTCTCCGGTTTTTTTGAGACGTCTGGAAATAAAAAAACTAAAAACCAGGGAGAGAAGCATCACACCTAAATCCAGGGGGGAATAGTGTATTTTCTGATATCCAATCCATTTCTGAGCCGAGGTTACCATAATATAGCTGCCGGAGAAAACGATGACTATTGTTTGCAATATGGCTGCCAGATTCTCCGCCTTACCGTGTCCATAGGGATGGTTGCTGTCGGGAGGTTGAATGGCTTTTCTGATAGCCAGGAAATTCATGGCCGACATAAACACATCCAACAGGCTGTCCAGACCGGATGAAACCACGGCCATGGAACCCGAGATGAGACCGGTGGAAAACTTGCTACCGGCCAGAATAAGGGCGGAGATAATGGCAAATAAGGAAGCTTTTTGTTTACTGTCCATTGTTGATCATTACTTCGTCTACGGCAAAACA from Deltaproteobacteria bacterium encodes the following:
- a CDS encoding cation transporter, translating into MDSKQKASLFAIISALILAGSKFSTGLISGSMAVVSSGLDSLLDVFMSAMNFLAIRKAIQPPDSNHPYGHGKAENLAAILQTIVIVFSGSYIMVTSAQKWIGYQKIHYSPLDLGVMLLSLVFSFFISRRLKKTGEITGSQALKADALHYSSDLYSNSAALLAIVLTYVTGQILFDLLFAVIVGGIIIYSAGMIAKKALFGLMDSCIPKETEEQLIDLLEGMPYPFAGFHKLRTRISGSKIYGDLHVLFCRMLKVDEAHDRTRELESEITRKIPSMDIIIHIEPCEEPCENTRESCKIRTPQKNRG